In Juglans microcarpa x Juglans regia isolate MS1-56 chromosome 8D, Jm3101_v1.0, whole genome shotgun sequence, the following are encoded in one genomic region:
- the LOC121242256 gene encoding uncharacterized protein LOC121242256 — translation MKAAQDRQKSYAERRRRNLEFQVGDRVYLKLSPMKGVSRFRKKEKLSLRYVGPYKILERVGAINYKLDFFAEFQGIHNVFLVSSLKKSFEKQRPIVVDTKDILLQPDLTYEEIPVQITDWKDKELWNRKNRLGKVLWWNHDVEETTWEKEVDVRNNGIHIISSCDPHFSRCLQLHHGQKW, via the coding sequence ATGAAGGCTGCCCAAGACAGACAGAAGAGCTATGCTGAACGTCGAAGAAGGAACCTCGAGTTCCAAGTTGGTGATCGTGTCTACCTCAAATTATCACCCATGAAAGGAGTTTCTCGGTTTAGGAAAAAGGAGAAGTTAAGTCTAAGATACGTGGGACCATACAAGATATTGGAAAGAGTAGGAGCAATCAATTATAAACTAGATTTTTTCGCTGAATTCCAAGGAATTCACAACGTATTCCTTGTATCTTCCCTCAAGAAGAGCTTTGAGAAACAGAGACCAATAGTTGTAGATACGAAGGATATTTTGCTACAACCTGACCTAACTTATGAAGAAATTCCTGTTCAGATCACAGATTGGAAGGATAAGGAACTATGGAATCGGAAAAATCGTCTAGGTAAGGTTCTATGGTGGAATCATGATGTTGAGGAAACTACTTGGGAGAAGGAAGTCGATGTGAGGAACAATGGCATCCATATTATTTCATCCTGTGACCCGCATTTCTCTCGTTGTTTACAATTGCACCATGGCCAAAAATGGTAG